From Xylanibacter oryzae DSM 17970, a single genomic window includes:
- a CDS encoding 4Fe-4S binding protein — protein MENNKSYFGGISDAVKSLLTGLRVTMSEYFTKKVTEQYPENRKTEHIAERHRGLLVMPHDAEDNNKCVACKLCEIACPNGTIKVIPEMVETADGKKKRILKDYVYDLGDCMFCQLCVNACPHDAIKFVKDFENSVFDRTKLVQHLNIYKPYVEPETSQTTKVEAVEETKVEKKEEDK, from the coding sequence ATGGAAAATAATAAATCATATTTCGGAGGGATATCAGATGCTGTGAAGTCATTGCTCACAGGTTTGCGTGTCACTATGAGTGAATATTTCACAAAGAAAGTGACCGAACAATATCCTGAGAACCGTAAGACAGAGCATATCGCAGAGCGTCATCGCGGACTATTGGTAATGCCTCACGATGCGGAGGATAACAATAAATGTGTGGCTTGTAAATTATGTGAGATCGCATGTCCTAACGGAACAATCAAGGTAATACCTGAGATGGTTGAGACTGCAGATGGCAAAAAGAAACGAATCCTTAAGGATTATGTATATGATCTAGGAGATTGTATGTTCTGCCAGTTATGTGTTAATGCCTGTCCACACGATGCAATCAAGTTCGTAAAAGACTTTGAAAACTCGGTTTTCGATCGTACCAAATTGGTTCAACATCTTAATATTTACAAACCTTATGTCGAACCCGAAACATCTCAAACTACTAAGGTAGAAGCTGTTGAGGAAACTAAGGTAGAAAAGAAAGAGGAGGATAAATAA
- a CDS encoding PAS domain-containing sensor histidine kinase, translating into MIKYIILILLFLLCILCILILVNRKRINRDSVESFELLLKYKTIFDNALTGIRLYDNNGYLIEANELSCSIYGISKEELFKANTCIFDNPVFSSIIDREHPEVFSGVLENDYDKLMNNSYFTMGLPKGIHYTETHINPVYDYDDKLKFIVVTFRDVTETVNAHKQLEVEKDKAQASDRLKSDFLSNISHEIRTPLNAIVGFSDVICKFNPKNQEMKKCQDMINHNSKILLNIINNILELSTIESGNMELDDKKFNLSEMFNTVYSSLKLQNPNPTEIIFTCEVPVDECNIIADKNQLRQLLIHLVHNSFKYTQRGCIRMSYEINPDGITVIVSDTGVGIPEEKIKRIYNRFDKLDSFKPGTGLGLSICKALVDNIGGKIDVSSVVGKGTTFRIWCPIVSD; encoded by the coding sequence ATGATAAAATACATTATACTTATACTCCTTTTTTTGCTTTGCATATTATGCATATTGATATTGGTCAATCGCAAAAGAATTAATAGAGATAGCGTAGAGAGTTTTGAACTTCTGCTCAAGTATAAGACTATATTTGACAATGCACTTACAGGCATACGTCTATATGATAATAATGGCTATCTTATTGAAGCTAATGAACTCTCTTGCAGTATTTATGGTATTTCGAAAGAGGAACTGTTTAAAGCAAACACATGTATTTTTGATAATCCTGTATTTTCAAGCATCATAGACCGTGAACATCCCGAAGTATTCAGCGGAGTTCTTGAGAATGACTATGATAAACTTATGAATAATTCATACTTCACAATGGGTTTACCAAAGGGCATACATTATACAGAAACACATATCAACCCTGTTTACGATTACGACGATAAACTAAAGTTTATCGTCGTAACTTTTCGTGATGTAACAGAAACGGTAAATGCTCATAAACAGTTGGAAGTGGAAAAGGACAAAGCTCAGGCATCTGACCGTCTTAAATCGGATTTCCTATCTAATATCAGTCATGAAATAAGAACACCGCTTAATGCCATTGTAGGATTCTCTGATGTTATTTGTAAATTCAATCCTAAAAACCAGGAGATGAAGAAATGCCAGGATATGATAAACCATAATAGTAAGATACTACTTAACATTATCAATAATATTCTGGAATTGTCTACTATAGAATCAGGTAATATGGAACTTGATGATAAAAAATTCAATTTGTCGGAAATGTTCAATACTGTATATTCATCATTAAAACTCCAAAATCCTAATCCGACTGAAATAATATTCACATGCGAAGTGCCTGTTGACGAATGTAATATCATAGCAGATAAAAATCAACTTAGACAACTGCTTATTCATCTTGTGCATAACTCGTTTAAGTATACACAGAGGGGATGTATAAGAATGTCTTATGAGATAAATCCTGATGGCATAACTGTTATTGTATCTGATACCGGTGTTGGCATACCTGAAGAAAAGATTAAGAGGATATACAATAGGTTTGATAAACTTGATTCTTTTAAGCCCGGCACTGGACTCGGTCTTTCCATATGCAAGGCTCTTGTTGATAATATTGGTGGTAAAATTGATGTATCATCTGTGGTAGGGAAGGGTACAACTTTCAGAATTTGGTGTCCTATAGTATCTGATTAA
- a CDS encoding NADH-quinone oxidoreductase subunit N: MDYSQFLKMIPEATLMLILVITFIADFCSNGKERKWFNPLMCVLMLAQIIINILPQVPVSAFGGMYQTTAAAGVLKTILAVGTLIVLIQSRQWLSREDTKSREGEFYMLIVSTLLGMNIMVSSGHFLMFFLGLEMASVPMACLIALDKKRNESAESAAKFILTAVFSSGVMLYGISFIYGSVGTLYFEDVATALGNSQNMALNIMGMVFFFSGLGFKISLVPFHFWTADTYQGAPTAVTGYLSVVSKGAAAFALAMILMKVFAPMSEYWQYMLDIVVVLSITIANLFAIRQKNLKRFMAFSSISQAGYIMLAVIGNSAMGIASLSYYILVYVAANLAVFAIISVVEQNNNGKVDIDDYNGFYQTNPKLSFLMTLALFSLGGIPPFAGMFSKFFVFMAALNVKSFWVYLVVFIALVNTVVSLYYYLIIVKAMYINKNEAPLPTFKSDFNTKLALFICMAGVVLFGVCSFIYDWIAVAA, translated from the coding sequence ATGGATTACAGTCAATTTTTAAAAATGATACCGGAAGCAACATTGATGCTTATCCTAGTGATAACATTCATTGCGGACTTCTGTTCCAACGGTAAAGAACGTAAATGGTTTAACCCGTTGATGTGCGTATTGATGCTTGCGCAGATTATAATCAATATTCTGCCACAGGTACCAGTTTCAGCCTTCGGTGGAATGTATCAGACTACGGCTGCAGCTGGTGTCCTTAAGACAATACTTGCAGTAGGTACACTTATAGTACTCATTCAGAGTCGTCAGTGGCTTTCACGCGAAGATACAAAGAGTCGTGAAGGTGAATTCTATATGTTGATAGTCTCAACTTTGTTGGGTATGAACATAATGGTGAGTTCAGGTCATTTCCTGATGTTCTTTCTAGGTCTAGAGATGGCATCAGTACCTATGGCTTGTCTTATTGCTCTTGATAAGAAACGTAATGAGTCAGCTGAATCTGCTGCTAAGTTTATTTTGACAGCAGTATTTTCTAGTGGCGTAATGCTCTATGGTATATCATTCATATATGGTAGTGTTGGCACATTATACTTTGAAGATGTAGCCACAGCATTAGGAAACTCACAAAATATGGCTCTTAATATTATGGGCATGGTCTTTTTCTTCAGTGGATTAGGATTCAAGATAAGCCTTGTTCCATTCCATTTTTGGACAGCAGACACATATCAGGGTGCTCCAACAGCCGTTACCGGATATCTTAGTGTAGTTTCTAAAGGTGCTGCAGCCTTTGCGCTTGCAATGATCCTTATGAAAGTCTTCGCTCCTATGTCAGAGTATTGGCAGTATATGCTTGATATTGTTGTTGTATTGAGTATAACAATAGCCAACCTATTTGCTATCCGTCAGAAAAATCTTAAGAGATTCATGGCTTTCAGTTCTATCAGCCAGGCAGGATATATTATGTTGGCTGTTATAGGCAATAGTGCGATGGGTATAGCATCTCTTTCATATTACATATTAGTTTATGTTGCAGCCAACCTTGCTGTATTTGCAATAATCAGCGTGGTGGAGCAGAATAATAATGGAAAAGTTGATATTGATGATTACAATGGATTTTACCAGACTAACCCTAAATTGTCATTCCTTATGACATTAGCATTGTTCTCTCTTGGAGGTATTCCTCCATTTGCGGGAATGTTCAGTAAATTCTTTGTCTTTATGGCAGCTCTCAATGTTAAGAGTTTCTGGGTATATCTTGTAGTATTTATAGCATTGGTTAATACAGTAGTGAGTCTTTACTACTATCTTATTATTGTTAAAGCTATGTATATTAACAAGAATGAGGCTCCTTTACCAACATTCAAGAGTGACTTTAATACTAAACTAGCTTTGTTCATATGTATGGCCGGAGTAGTACTCTTTGGAGTTTGCAGCTTTATTTATGACTGGATTGCAGTAGCAGCGTAA
- a CDS encoding sodium ion-translocating decarboxylase subunit beta, whose translation MGFTEFITQNFNEFLTYTGFANATYGNILMICIGALFIWLAIKHDFEPLLLVPIGLGIILGNIPFRADAGLEIGLYEDNSVLNIFYQGVREGWYPPLVFLGIGAMTDFSALISNPKLILVGAAAQFGIFGAYMIALALGFEPNQAAGIAIIGGADGPTAIFLSSKLSPNLMGAIAVCAYSYMALVPVIQPPLMRLLTTKKERVMHMKPARKVSQTERILFPIMGLLLTTFIVPSGLPLLGMLFFGNLLKESGKTTRLAKTAGNALNDIVVILLGLTVGCSTQASEFLTSNTIKIFFLGAMAFIIATASGVLFVKFMNIFLPISKKMNPLIGNAGVSAVPMSARISNNLGLEYDRHNFLLMHAMGPNVAGVIGSAVAAGALLGFLS comes from the coding sequence ATGGGATTCACAGAGTTTATAACACAAAACTTCAATGAGTTTCTTACCTATACAGGCTTTGCTAATGCCACATATGGTAATATTCTCATGATATGTATAGGCGCGCTGTTCATATGGCTCGCCATAAAGCACGATTTCGAGCCATTACTGCTTGTCCCTATTGGCTTGGGGATCATTCTAGGAAATATTCCTTTCCGTGCAGACGCAGGACTGGAGATTGGTCTTTACGAAGATAATTCAGTACTTAACATTTTCTATCAGGGCGTGCGTGAGGGATGGTATCCACCACTCGTATTTTTGGGTATAGGGGCAATGACCGACTTCTCGGCACTAATATCCAATCCTAAATTGATTCTGGTTGGTGCAGCTGCACAGTTCGGCATATTTGGTGCTTACATGATAGCTCTGGCTTTAGGTTTTGAACCTAATCAGGCTGCCGGCATTGCTATCATCGGAGGTGCAGACGGACCTACTGCCATATTCTTAAGTAGCAAGTTGAGTCCTAATCTTATGGGCGCTATCGCTGTATGCGCATATTCATATATGGCACTTGTCCCTGTAATACAACCGCCTCTGATGCGTCTTCTAACTACAAAGAAGGAACGTGTAATGCATATGAAGCCAGCCCGTAAGGTGAGCCAGACAGAACGCATTCTATTTCCGATAATGGGACTTTTGCTTACTACATTCATAGTACCTTCAGGTCTGCCACTTCTGGGTATGCTGTTCTTCGGTAATCTGCTTAAGGAGTCTGGTAAAACTACACGTTTGGCAAAGACTGCCGGCAATGCTCTCAACGATATTGTCGTTATTTTACTTGGTCTTACAGTGGGTTGCAGTACACAGGCCAGCGAATTCCTTACATCAAACACAATAAAGATATTCTTTCTCGGAGCTATGGCATTCATTATAGCTACAGCTAGCGGAGTACTGTTCGTCAAGTTTATGAACATATTCTTGCCTATATCTAAAAAGATGAATCCGCTTATTGGAAATGCCGGTGTAAGTGCTGTACCTATGAGTGCCCGTATATCCAACAACTTAGGACTGGAATATGACCGTCACAACTTCTTGTTGATGCATGCGATGGGACCTAATGTAGCAGGTGTAATCGGTTCGGCGGTAGCTGCAGGTGCACTGTTGGGATTCCTGTCATAG
- a CDS encoding DUF5723 family protein, whose product MMKNYKYIYIAAMAMISSASMAQGLNSAYFTNDYKYRHDLNPAFGNDQNYVSFPGIGNINVKTMGNFGYEDIVFDNPMYPTESDKKKTTFMNPYIKDGLSGFNKGNNIIGSELSIAILSTGFKAFNGYNTIEVNSRTNVAGVLPYELFEFAKNTGNKTYNIGDINMEALSYAEVAFGHSHNIGKRLRIGAKIKLLFGIADASFKFKNVTADLENSNKWTINGDAQAHVSMKGFKYKSETKDYKSSTGTYERINDVDVNGAGLGGFGIAADLGGVYKVSQSFTLSAALLDLGFINWSNNMSAENSNKSFTFDGFHDVSVKSNGTNPIDNQTDKYSDQIADFVNLQDKGDKGRRKTNIGATANIGCEYSLPAYRKLTFGLLGSQRINGKYSWTEGRLSANIAPVKWLDGGVNVAVNTFTTSMGWILNIHPKGINLFIGMDHVIGKCSKEYIPLSSNASASFGFNITW is encoded by the coding sequence ATGATGAAAAATTATAAATACATATATATTGCTGCAATGGCAATGATTTCTTCTGCATCAATGGCTCAGGGACTCAATTCAGCTTACTTCACCAACGATTACAAATACAGACATGACCTAAACCCTGCATTCGGGAATGATCAGAACTATGTATCTTTCCCGGGAATTGGTAATATCAATGTCAAGACCATGGGCAATTTCGGTTATGAAGATATTGTCTTTGACAATCCGATGTACCCAACAGAAAGTGACAAAAAGAAAACAACATTTATGAATCCTTACATTAAAGATGGATTGAGTGGATTCAACAAAGGTAATAACATTATAGGCAGTGAGCTTTCGATCGCCATATTGTCTACTGGTTTTAAGGCTTTTAATGGATATAATACTATAGAAGTAAATTCACGTACAAATGTAGCAGGAGTGTTACCTTACGAATTATTTGAGTTCGCAAAAAACACAGGCAATAAAACTTATAATATTGGAGACATAAATATGGAAGCTCTCAGCTATGCAGAAGTTGCATTCGGTCACTCTCACAATATTGGAAAAAGACTGCGTATTGGTGCCAAAATAAAATTGCTGTTCGGTATAGCTGATGCTTCTTTCAAATTCAAAAATGTTACTGCAGACTTAGAGAACAGCAATAAATGGACAATAAATGGTGATGCACAGGCTCACGTGTCTATGAAAGGATTCAAATATAAAAGTGAAACTAAAGATTATAAATCTTCAACAGGTACATACGAGCGCATTAATGATGTGGATGTAAATGGTGCAGGACTTGGCGGTTTCGGAATCGCAGCAGATTTAGGTGGAGTATACAAAGTAAGTCAATCCTTTACATTAAGTGCAGCACTACTTGACTTAGGCTTCATAAACTGGTCGAATAACATGAGTGCTGAAAATAGCAATAAGTCATTTACATTCGACGGATTCCATGATGTTTCAGTAAAATCAAATGGAACAAATCCTATAGACAACCAGACTGACAAATACAGTGATCAGATTGCAGACTTTGTGAATCTTCAAGATAAAGGAGATAAAGGAAGAAGAAAGACTAACATAGGAGCTACAGCTAATATAGGTTGTGAGTACTCACTTCCTGCATACCGCAAGCTCACATTCGGATTACTTGGAAGTCAGAGGATAAATGGAAAGTACTCATGGACAGAAGGAAGACTGAGCGCAAATATAGCTCCTGTAAAATGGCTTGATGGTGGCGTAAATGTGGCAGTCAACACATTTACGACGAGTATGGGCTGGATTCTTAATATTCACCCCAAAGGTATAAACTTATTTATCGGTATGGATCATGTAATTGGAAAATGTAGCAAAGAATATATACCGCTTAGTTCAAATGCTAGTGCATCGTTTGGATTTAATATTACTTGGTAA
- the nuoK gene encoding NADH-quinone oxidoreductase subunit NuoK: MVPVECYFVLSALLFAIGVFGFVTRRNLIAMLISIELVLNSVDINFAAFNRLLFPGQLEGFFFSLFSIGVSAAETAVAVAIIINVYRHFHSDQVNSIENMKY; encoded by the coding sequence ATGGTACCAGTAGAATGTTATTTTGTGCTGTCTGCACTATTATTTGCAATCGGCGTATTTGGTTTTGTTACACGCCGTAATCTGATTGCCATGCTAATTTCTATCGAGTTGGTGCTCAATTCGGTTGATATTAATTTCGCAGCTTTCAATCGTTTACTATTCCCAGGGCAGCTTGAAGGATTTTTCTTTTCTCTGTTCAGTATTGGTGTCAGTGCCGCAGAGACAGCTGTAGCTGTAGCAATAATAATTAATGTTTACCGTCATTTCCATAGCGATCAGGTGAACAGTATTGAAAACATGAAATATTAA
- a CDS encoding NADH-quinone oxidoreductase subunit J family protein, with the protein MANMVMFIILAVVILGSAVMCVTTKRIMRAATFLLFVLFGVAGLYFLLDYTFLGVAQISVYAGGITMIYIFAIQLVSKRTLQGLIERLKGGHVIGGIIATLACLATVLVVLLKNKFIYMATQQADVEVPMRTIGHALMGSDKYQYVLPFEFISVFLLACIIGGIVISRKEK; encoded by the coding sequence ATGGCAAACATGGTAATGTTTATAATTCTTGCCGTAGTGATTCTCGGTTCAGCCGTGATGTGTGTTACGACGAAACGAATAATGAGAGCAGCCACATTCCTGCTTTTTGTTCTCTTCGGAGTTGCAGGATTATATTTCCTGCTCGACTACACCTTCCTAGGTGTAGCTCAGATATCAGTTTACGCAGGCGGTATTACAATGATTTATATTTTTGCAATACAGTTGGTTAGTAAACGTACTCTGCAGGGACTTATCGAACGTCTGAAGGGCGGTCATGTAATTGGTGGTATAATTGCCACACTAGCATGTCTCGCTACAGTACTAGTAGTGTTGCTTAAGAATAAATTCATTTATATGGCTACCCAGCAAGCTGATGTAGAAGTTCCTATGCGTACAATAGGTCATGCATTGATGGGCTCAGACAAGTACCAGTATGTACTACCGTTTGAGTTTATCTCAGTATTTTTGCTCGCTTGTATTATCGGTGGTATAGTAATTTCAAGAAAGGAGAAATAA
- a CDS encoding biotin/lipoyl-containing protein has product MSKYQYKVQGVDYDVDIQDIEGNIAKVSVNGIPFEVELKQAIHNTPKPQHVHVEPHKPAAVSAQPEEDKPIVIVPTGSGTPVSSPLPGTITEVKVKVGDTVKEGDVVIVLEAMKMQNNIEAETSGTITSISVNNGDTVMEGAALLTIG; this is encoded by the coding sequence ATGAGCAAATATCAATATAAAGTACAAGGAGTAGATTATGATGTTGACATTCAGGATATTGAAGGCAATATCGCTAAAGTATCTGTAAATGGTATTCCATTTGAGGTGGAACTGAAACAGGCTATTCATAATACTCCCAAACCTCAACATGTACATGTAGAACCTCATAAACCGGCAGCAGTTTCTGCTCAGCCGGAAGAAGATAAACCTATTGTAATCGTTCCTACCGGTAGTGGCACACCAGTAAGTTCGCCTCTGCCGGGCACTATAACCGAAGTAAAGGTAAAAGTAGGCGACACAGTGAAAGAAGGAGACGTGGTAATAGTGCTCGAAGCTATGAAGATGCAAAACAACATCGAGGCAGAAACAAGTGGCACTATAACATCAATATCAGTAAACAATGGTGATACGGTGATGGAAGGAGCCGCATTGCTAACAATAGGATAA
- a CDS encoding complex I subunit 4 family protein, with protein sequence MSILSLFVLIPALMLLCLWLSRNLNQVRGVMVVGASLLLALSIYLTIDFIQQRHAGNTDPMLYVYSVAWFKPLNICYSVGIDGISVVMLLLSSIIVFTGTFASWQLKPLTKEYFLWFTLLSTGVYGFFISTDMFTMFMFYEVALIPMYLLIGVWGSGPKEYAAMKLTLMLMGGSALLILGILGIYFFSGATTMNILEIASGHLMPKNMQMIFFPFVFVGFGVLGALFPFHTWSPDGHASAPTAVSMLHAGVLMKLGGYGCFRIAMFLMPYAAKELSWIFLILTTISVVYGALSACVQTDLKYINAYSSVSHCGLVLFALLMMTRTSCTGAVLQMLSHGLMTALFFALIGMIYGRTHTRDVRKLGGLMKIMPFLGVGYVIAGLANLGLPGFSGFVAEMTIFVGSFSNADVFHRTATIIACTSIVITAVYILRVVGKILYQKVADPAYEKLTDATWDERVAVCGLIFCVAGLGLAPLWASNVISDTIGPIIDHINMVAAL encoded by the coding sequence ATGAGTATATTAAGTCTATTCGTATTAATCCCTGCACTGATGTTGCTTTGCCTATGGCTGTCTCGCAACCTTAATCAAGTGCGTGGTGTGATGGTTGTAGGAGCCAGTTTACTATTGGCCCTTTCTATCTATTTGACTATCGATTTCATCCAACAGCGTCATGCCGGCAATACTGATCCTATGCTATATGTATACAGTGTCGCTTGGTTTAAACCATTAAACATTTGCTATTCAGTAGGTATAGATGGTATTTCTGTTGTTATGCTTCTACTTTCAAGTATAATTGTATTTACAGGAACATTCGCTTCTTGGCAGTTGAAACCTCTTACTAAAGAATATTTCCTTTGGTTTACACTTCTTTCTACAGGTGTATATGGGTTCTTTATATCTACAGACATGTTTACTATGTTCATGTTCTATGAGGTAGCCCTCATACCGATGTACCTTCTTATTGGTGTATGGGGTAGTGGACCAAAAGAGTATGCGGCTATGAAACTTACTCTTATGCTTATGGGTGGTTCTGCGTTGCTTATTCTTGGTATCCTTGGTATCTACTTCTTCAGTGGAGCTACTACAATGAATATATTGGAAATTGCAAGTGGACATCTAATGCCGAAGAATATGCAGATGATATTCTTCCCATTTGTATTTGTAGGGTTTGGAGTACTTGGTGCTTTATTCCCATTTCATACATGGTCTCCTGATGGTCATGCTTCGGCCCCGACAGCAGTATCAATGCTTCATGCCGGAGTACTTATGAAACTTGGAGGTTATGGATGTTTTCGTATTGCAATGTTCCTTATGCCTTATGCGGCTAAAGAATTAAGTTGGATATTCTTGATCCTTACAACTATATCTGTAGTTTATGGAGCTTTGTCAGCTTGTGTGCAGACCGACTTGAAATACATTAATGCCTATTCATCAGTAAGCCATTGTGGACTGGTTTTGTTCGCTCTCCTTATGATGACACGCACATCTTGTACCGGAGCTGTTTTGCAAATGCTTTCTCATGGACTTATGACAGCCCTCTTCTTTGCCCTTATCGGTATGATATACGGACGTACACATACTCGAGACGTAAGAAAGTTGGGTGGATTAATGAAGATAATGCCATTCTTGGGCGTCGGTTATGTAATAGCCGGTCTTGCCAATCTAGGTCTTCCAGGTTTCTCTGGTTTCGTAGCAGAGATGACAATCTTTGTTGGTTCATTCTCTAATGCTGATGTATTCCACCGTACAGCTACTATAATCGCTTGTACAAGTATCGTTATCACTGCAGTCTACATTCTTCGCGTAGTAGGTAAAATCCTATATCAAAAAGTTGCTGATCCTGCTTATGAGAAACTTACAGATGCCACATGGGATGAGCGAGTTGCTGTTTGTGGGTTGATATTCTGTGTAGCTGGTCTTGGTTTAGCTCCATTATGGGCTAGCAATGTTATCAGTGATACAATAGGTCCTATAATCGACCATATCAATATGGTTGCAGCGCTCTAA
- a CDS encoding NADH-quinone oxidoreductase subunit 5 family protein, which produces MDYSYVFLILLLPALSFVLLGLAGMKMSHKVAGIIGTVVLGTIFCLSYYTAFEYFLGQGRGADGLFPTITPFNFTWLKFNELLTFNIGFRLTPISVMMLVVITTVSFMVHIYSFGYMHGEKGFQRYYAFLSLFTMSMLGLVVATNIFQMYLFWELVGVSSYLLIGFYYPKHTAVAASKKAFIVTRFADLFFLIGILIYSYYVGTFNFDLNAMPELAGKVAGAAQLMPLALFFMFIGGAGKSAMFPLHIWLPDAMEGPTPVSALIHAATMVVAGVYLVASMFPLFVQYAPAQLHWIAYIAAFTAFYAAAVACCQSDIKRVLAFSTISQIGFMLVALGVSMPDAATGAVAHTAEYADSYGLGYMAGMFHLFTHAMFKGCLFLCAGCIIEAVGSNEKNFMGNLRKYMPITHIAFLICCLAISGIWPLSGFFSKDEILVACYNFNPVMGMIMSGIACMTAFYMFRLYYVIFWGQGYYEKHINEGAKKPHEAPACMTFPLIFLSLITVLCGWIPFGHFVSANGLSFDTHVNWTVAITSTVLALSAIALATFMYSGKTTPVADYLAKKFPRLHEAAYHRFYIDEVWMFVTHKVIFRCISKPIAWFDRHVVDGAMNFMAWGTNAAGDSIRGWQSGDVRQYAVWFLTGTIALTLFLLCICL; this is translated from the coding sequence ATGGATTACAGTTATGTATTTTTGATACTCCTTCTACCGGCTTTATCATTCGTCTTGTTAGGATTGGCTGGTATGAAGATGTCGCACAAAGTTGCGGGAATAATAGGTACTGTTGTTCTGGGTACAATATTCTGTCTCTCTTACTACACCGCTTTCGAGTATTTTCTCGGACAGGGCAGGGGAGCTGATGGATTATTTCCTACAATAACACCTTTTAATTTTACATGGTTAAAGTTTAATGAACTGCTGACTTTTAATATCGGATTCAGACTCACACCTATCTCAGTGATGATGTTGGTTGTTATTACTACGGTCAGTTTTATGGTTCATATTTACTCGTTTGGATATATGCATGGCGAGAAAGGTTTCCAGCGTTATTATGCGTTCTTAAGCCTTTTCACAATGTCAATGTTAGGATTGGTAGTTGCAACTAACATCTTCCAGATGTACCTTTTCTGGGAGTTGGTTGGCGTTTCTTCTTATCTTCTTATTGGTTTCTATTATCCAAAGCATACTGCTGTGGCAGCTAGTAAGAAAGCGTTTATTGTAACACGTTTTGCCGATTTGTTCTTCCTTATTGGTATTCTGATATATAGTTATTATGTAGGAACATTCAATTTCGACCTTAACGCTATGCCCGAATTGGCTGGTAAGGTTGCAGGTGCAGCTCAGTTGATGCCACTTGCATTGTTCTTTATGTTTATTGGTGGTGCCGGTAAGAGTGCAATGTTCCCATTGCATATATGGTTGCCGGATGCCATGGAGGGTCCAACACCAGTATCTGCTTTGATTCATGCTGCTACAATGGTTGTTGCAGGTGTTTACTTGGTAGCAAGCATGTTCCCTCTTTTTGTGCAATATGCTCCAGCACAATTGCACTGGATTGCTTATATTGCAGCATTTACAGCATTCTATGCAGCAGCGGTCGCTTGTTGTCAGAGTGATATTAAACGTGTACTTGCATTCTCTACTATATCGCAGATTGGTTTTATGCTTGTGGCTCTTGGCGTATCTATGCCAGATGCTGCTACAGGAGCTGTAGCCCATACAGCTGAATATGCTGATTCTTATGGTTTAGGTTATATGGCCGGAATGTTCCACCTTTTCACACATGCTATGTTCAAGGGATGTCTTTTCCTCTGTGCAGGGTGTATTATTGAGGCGGTAGGTAGCAATGAGAAGAACTTTATGGGTAATCTGCGTAAGTATATGCCAATTACACATATAGCATTCCTCATCTGTTGTCTTGCGATATCAGGTATATGGCCATTGAGTGGATTCTTCTCAAAAGATGAAATTCTTGTAGCATGTTATAACTTCAACCCTGTAATGGGCATGATAATGAGTGGAATAGCTTGTATGACAGCATTCTATATGTTCCGTCTCTATTATGTAATATTTTGGGGACAAGGATATTATGAAAAACATATCAATGAAGGTGCAAAGAAACCTCATGAGGCACCTGCATGCATGACTTTCCCATTGATATTCCTCTCTCTGATAACAGTACTTTGCGGATGGATACCATTCGGTCACTTTGTATCAGCCAACGGATTAAGTTTTGATACTCATGTCAATTGGACTGTAGCTATCACTTCTACTGTATTGGCTTTATCTGCTATTGCATTGGCAACATTTATGTATAGTGGTAAGACAACACCTGTTGCAGATTATCTTGCAAAGAAATTTCCTCGTTTGCACGAAGCAGCTTATCACCGTTTCTATATTGATGAAGTTTGGATGTTTGTTACCCACAAGGTAATATTCCGTTGTATAAGTAAACCAATTGCCTGGTTCGACCGTCACGTTGTGGATGGAGCAATGAACTTTATGGCGTGGGGTACAAATGCAGCAGGTGATTCCATTCGTGGATGGCAGAGTGGTGATGTACGTCAGTATGCAGTATGGTTCCTGACAGGAACAATAGCATTGACATTATTCTTGTTATGTATATGTTTATAA